A single genomic interval of Methylobacterium bullatum harbors:
- the rplM gene encoding 50S ribosomal protein L13, producing MKTFSLKPADVDKKWIIVDAEGLVVGRLATIIAMRLRGKHKASYTPHVDCGDNVIVINAEKVKFTGRKREQKVYYHHTGYPGGIKERTAKFILDGRFPERVVEKAVERMLPRGPLFRQIMGNLRVYKGTEHPHTAQQPQALDVGSLNRKNVSA from the coding sequence ATGAAGACCTTTTCTCTGAAGCCCGCCGACGTCGACAAGAAGTGGATCATCGTCGATGCGGAGGGTCTGGTCGTCGGCCGGCTCGCCACCATCATCGCGATGCGCCTGCGTGGAAAGCACAAGGCTTCCTACACGCCCCACGTCGATTGCGGCGACAACGTCATCGTCATCAACGCCGAGAAGGTGAAGTTCACCGGCCGCAAGCGCGAGCAGAAGGTGTACTACCACCACACCGGCTACCCGGGCGGCATCAAGGAGCGGACCGCGAAGTTCATCCTCGACGGCCGGTTCCCCGAGCGCGTGGTCGAGAAGGCCGTGGAGCGCATGCTCCCCCGTGGACCGCTGTTCCGCCAGATCATGGGCAACCTCCGGGTCTACAAGGGCACCGAGCATCCCCACACCGCCCAGCAGCCGCAGGCGCTCGACGTCGGCAGCCTCAACCGCAAGAACGTGAGCGCTTGA